The following are from one region of the Actinoplanes sp. L3-i22 genome:
- a CDS encoding YajQ family cyclic di-GMP-binding protein yields MAANPSFDIVSKVDRQEVDNAYNQAEKELSTRFDFRGTGTEVAKSGEAFTITSETEERALAALDVFKEKLVKRNISLKSLDAGEPRQSGKTFKIDLKVVEGIEADKAKAISKKIRDEGPKGVQAQIQGDQLRVTGKKRDDLQAVITLLKAEDFGVALQFNNYR; encoded by the coding sequence ATGGCAGCCAACCCGTCGTTCGACATCGTCAGCAAGGTCGACCGGCAGGAGGTCGACAACGCATACAACCAGGCGGAGAAGGAGCTGAGCACCCGGTTCGACTTCCGGGGCACGGGTACCGAGGTCGCCAAGTCGGGCGAGGCCTTCACCATCACGTCGGAGACCGAGGAGCGGGCCCTGGCCGCCCTCGACGTCTTCAAGGAGAAGCTGGTGAAGCGGAACATCTCCCTCAAGTCTCTGGACGCGGGAGAACCTCGGCAGTCCGGCAAGACCTTCAAGATCGACCTCAAGGTGGTCGAGGGGATCGAGGCCGACAAGGCCAAGGCGATCAGCAAGAAGATCCGGGACGAGGGGCCGAAGGGCGTGCAGGCCCAGATCCAGGGCGACCAGCTCCGGGTCACCGGCAAGAAGCGGGACGACCTGCAGGCCGTGATCACTCTGCTCAAGGCGGAGGATTTCGGCGTCGCCCTGCAGTTCAACAACTACCGCTAA
- a CDS encoding sulfurtransferase, translating to MIDPVVDLDWLRAHAGDVILADVRWYLDGRSGRAAYEKGHLPGAVFIDLDTALAAPASPAEGRHPLPDPKVFAAEMSAAGIGDASTVVAYDDAGGVIAARLVWLLRALGREAALLDGGLLGYDGELTTDAPPPSPAVFSPREWPAERLATLSDSADGGHVVIDARDAPRFRGDSEPVDPRAGHIPGARNLPCRANVAADGRFLPVAELRERFAAAGAVDGAEVISYCGSGVTACHNLIALEHAGLGAGRLYPGSWSQYSHTDRPAATGDRP from the coding sequence GTGATCGACCCCGTGGTGGACCTGGACTGGCTGCGCGCCCACGCCGGCGACGTGATCCTGGCCGACGTCCGGTGGTATCTCGACGGACGGTCCGGCCGGGCCGCGTACGAGAAGGGCCACCTGCCCGGCGCGGTCTTCATCGACCTGGACACCGCGCTGGCCGCCCCGGCGTCACCGGCCGAGGGCCGGCACCCGCTGCCGGACCCGAAGGTCTTCGCGGCGGAGATGTCCGCCGCCGGCATCGGCGACGCGAGCACCGTCGTGGCCTACGACGACGCCGGCGGGGTGATCGCCGCCCGGCTCGTCTGGTTGCTGCGGGCGCTCGGTCGCGAAGCCGCGCTGCTCGACGGCGGCCTGCTGGGGTACGACGGCGAGCTCACCACCGACGCCCCGCCGCCGTCCCCGGCCGTCTTCTCCCCGCGCGAGTGGCCCGCCGAGCGTCTGGCCACCCTCTCCGACAGCGCGGACGGCGGCCACGTCGTCATCGACGCCCGCGACGCGCCCCGGTTCCGCGGCGACAGCGAGCCGGTCGACCCGCGGGCCGGCCACATCCCGGGCGCCCGCAACCTGCCCTGCCGGGCGAACGTGGCCGCCGACGGCCGGTTCCTCCCCGTCGCCGAGCTGCGCGAACGGTTCGCCGCGGCCGGCGCGGTCGACGGCGCCGAGGTGATCTCCTACTGCGGCTCCGGGGTGACCGCCTGCCACAACCTGATCGCGCTGGAGCACGCCGGGCTGGGCGCGGGCCGGCTCTACCCGGGCTCGTGGTCGCAGTACAGCCACACCGACCGCCCGGCCGCCACCGGCGACCGACCCTAG
- a CDS encoding MOSC domain-containing protein, translating into MGIAQSVNVGSSEPSLGKDAPTTGIFKKPVTTPVAVRAPGPKTIGLHSGVVGDHIGDTKHHGGDDQAVYAYAAEDYSWWSASLGRDLPPGMFGENVTTTGLDLVGGVIGEKWAFGSGLVLQVTFGRIPCLTFQNKMGEPRWVKRFAAANRSGAYLRVVTPGTLVPGDRITVVDRPGHGLTLAESYEIWMHDRTRLARLLDAPQLPPKMLAEVTERLG; encoded by the coding sequence ATCGGGATCGCGCAGTCGGTCAACGTCGGCTCGTCCGAGCCCAGCCTGGGCAAGGACGCGCCGACCACCGGGATCTTCAAGAAGCCCGTGACGACGCCGGTCGCGGTGCGCGCCCCCGGTCCGAAAACGATCGGTCTGCACAGCGGCGTCGTCGGCGACCACATCGGGGACACGAAACATCACGGCGGCGACGACCAGGCGGTCTACGCGTACGCGGCCGAGGACTACTCGTGGTGGTCCGCCTCGCTGGGCCGCGACCTGCCGCCCGGCATGTTCGGCGAGAACGTGACCACCACGGGGCTCGACCTCGTCGGCGGCGTGATCGGCGAGAAGTGGGCGTTCGGGTCCGGCCTCGTGCTGCAGGTCACGTTCGGCCGGATCCCGTGCCTGACCTTCCAGAACAAGATGGGCGAGCCCCGCTGGGTGAAACGCTTCGCGGCGGCGAACCGGTCCGGCGCCTACCTGCGGGTGGTCACGCCCGGCACGCTGGTCCCCGGCGACCGGATCACGGTCGTCGACCGGCCGGGCCACGGGCTGACGCTGGCCGAGTCCTACGAGATCTGGATGCACGACCGCACCCGCCTGGCCCGCCTCCTGGACGCGCCCCAGTTGCCGCCGAAGATGCTGGCCGAGGTGACCGAGCGGCTCGGCTGA
- a CDS encoding NADH-quinone oxidoreductase subunit N, which yields MSQSVDHFALLPLYAAAGTAILALLADLFVAKRAATLATTALGGLATAVLALVVGAEPGTFCTTGACSWVPTWPAAVVAALFAALTVGVLALSTPALRLGIAPAGEFCFLLACSMTGGVVIAYAGDLITLIVGLETLTLPLYVLVGLRRFAPEERVTTSGASASVTFFLISVVSTAVTLLGAALNFVATGALHLALLHAASGPFAPLAGVGVALLVIGLAFKVAAVPLHAWAPATYDGAPIPVAAYLSTASKLGGVLALAAVVSRLDARAVMAVLAVLTMTIGNLVALRQTRMIRLLAWSSIAQAGYILAALALGAPGVPAALAYAVFFMVLEFIAFTVVTAMRQPGADGGSLLDYRGAARRSPWLGAALVLSLAGLAGLPPGLAGLFAKLSVVNTLVQHNWSWLAGVVVLNAVIALAYYVRVAASLYTLPPRIGRSVADPVLLDAALHPRLPLSRPIAATLAASVAVAVVLGFAPQLLFNALT from the coding sequence GTGAGCCAGTCGGTCGACCACTTCGCGCTGCTGCCGCTGTACGCGGCGGCCGGCACCGCGATCCTCGCCCTCCTCGCCGACCTGTTCGTCGCCAAGCGCGCCGCGACCCTGGCGACCACCGCGCTCGGCGGCCTGGCCACGGCGGTCCTGGCCCTGGTCGTCGGCGCGGAGCCGGGCACGTTCTGCACCACCGGCGCCTGCTCCTGGGTCCCGACCTGGCCGGCCGCGGTGGTGGCCGCCCTGTTCGCCGCCCTGACCGTCGGCGTCCTGGCCCTCTCCACCCCGGCCCTGCGCCTGGGCATCGCCCCGGCCGGCGAGTTCTGCTTCCTGCTGGCCTGCTCGATGACCGGCGGCGTGGTGATCGCCTACGCCGGCGACCTGATCACCCTGATCGTCGGCCTGGAGACCCTGACCCTCCCGCTGTACGTCCTGGTCGGCCTGCGCCGCTTCGCCCCGGAGGAACGGGTCACCACCTCCGGCGCCTCGGCGTCCGTGACGTTCTTCCTGATCAGCGTCGTCTCCACGGCCGTGACCCTGCTGGGCGCCGCCCTGAACTTCGTCGCCACCGGTGCTCTCCACCTGGCCCTGCTGCACGCCGCGTCCGGCCCGTTCGCCCCGCTGGCCGGCGTCGGCGTCGCCCTGCTGGTGATCGGCCTGGCCTTCAAGGTCGCCGCGGTCCCGCTGCACGCGTGGGCCCCGGCCACCTACGACGGCGCCCCGATCCCGGTGGCGGCCTACCTCTCCACCGCCTCGAAGCTGGGCGGCGTCCTGGCCCTGGCCGCGGTCGTCTCCCGGCTGGACGCCCGCGCCGTGATGGCCGTCCTGGCCGTCCTCACGATGACCATCGGCAACCTGGTGGCACTGCGCCAGACCCGGATGATCCGCCTCCTGGCGTGGTCCTCGATCGCCCAGGCCGGCTACATCCTGGCGGCGCTGGCCCTGGGCGCCCCGGGCGTTCCCGCCGCGCTCGCGTACGCCGTCTTCTTCATGGTCCTGGAGTTCATCGCGTTCACGGTGGTGACCGCGATGCGTCAACCCGGCGCCGACGGCGGCTCCCTGCTCGACTACCGGGGCGCGGCCCGCCGAAGCCCGTGGCTGGGCGCCGCCCTGGTCCTGTCGCTCGCCGGCCTGGCCGGTCTGCCCCCGGGCCTGGCCGGCCTGTTCGCCAAGCTCTCCGTGGTCAACACCCTGGTCCAGCACAACTGGTCCTGGCTGGCCGGCGTCGTGGTGCTGAACGCCGTGATCGCCCTGGCCTACTACGTCCGGGTCGCCGCCTCGCTCTACACCCTGCCCCCACGAATCGGCCGGAGCGTCGCCGACCCGGTCCTGCTGGACGCGGCCCTGCACCCACGCCTCCCACTGTCCCGCCCGATCGCCGCCACCCTGGCCGCCTCGGTCGCGGTCGCGGTGGTGCTGGGCTTCGCCCCCCAGCTCCTCTTCAACGCCCTGACCTGA
- a CDS encoding TetR family transcriptional regulator: protein MRRRSPETWRLIRDSAVGLIAERGFDAVSVDDIVAAAGISRRTYFNYFAGKESVLFDPDPDDPRLWAELTAARPAGEPLWTALHQLILGYTSLAAEQLVRHRRVLQTSPELAVCSRDVCDRFWDAVRGWAAGRAIPELQLDLQINTARTVLNTVLPRWDAATGIAGLHRLIDEGFALLQSPEWTTT from the coding sequence GTGCGACGACGAAGCCCGGAGACCTGGCGGCTGATCAGGGACTCCGCCGTCGGCCTGATCGCGGAGCGCGGGTTCGACGCGGTGTCGGTGGATGACATCGTCGCCGCGGCCGGGATCTCGCGGCGGACCTATTTCAACTACTTCGCCGGGAAAGAGTCGGTGCTCTTCGACCCGGATCCGGATGATCCGCGGTTGTGGGCCGAGCTGACCGCGGCGCGGCCGGCCGGCGAGCCGCTCTGGACCGCGCTGCACCAGCTGATTCTCGGCTACACGTCGCTCGCCGCCGAGCAGTTGGTCCGGCATCGGCGGGTCTTGCAGACCTCGCCCGAGCTGGCCGTCTGCTCGCGGGATGTGTGTGACCGATTCTGGGACGCGGTCCGGGGCTGGGCCGCCGGGCGCGCCATCCCCGAGCTCCAGCTCGATCTGCAGATCAACACCGCTCGCACGGTGCTCAACACGGTGCTTCCGCGCTGGGACGCGGCGACCGGCATCGCCGGCCTGCACCGCCTGATCGACGAGGGTTTCGCCCTCCTGCAATCTCCGGAATGGACGACCACATGA
- a CDS encoding LysE family translocator, with protein sequence MDLTHAVLSFAVLGALLTITPGLDTALVLRSAVTMGRGPAFATALGVNTGALIWGAAAAVGVSALLTASAAAYTGLRIAGAAYMLYLGVRMIRSAFRPGGGTVEPTGPAAPTWWSTFGKGLFTNLLNPKVGAFYVAVLPQFIPAGSSPLGVGLLLALVHDAEGLLWFSAIILGAQAARGFLARRSVRRTVDAGTGAVLIGFGLRLGLSGR encoded by the coding sequence ATGGATCTCACCCACGCCGTGCTCTCCTTCGCCGTCCTGGGCGCGCTGCTCACCATCACGCCCGGCCTGGACACCGCGCTGGTGCTGCGGTCCGCGGTGACGATGGGCCGGGGCCCGGCGTTCGCCACCGCGCTCGGCGTCAACACGGGCGCGCTGATCTGGGGCGCGGCCGCCGCGGTCGGGGTTTCCGCGCTGCTCACGGCGTCGGCCGCGGCGTACACCGGGCTGCGGATCGCCGGCGCCGCCTACATGCTCTACCTGGGCGTCCGGATGATCCGCTCGGCGTTCCGCCCGGGCGGCGGAACCGTCGAGCCGACCGGCCCGGCCGCCCCGACCTGGTGGAGCACGTTCGGCAAGGGCCTGTTCACGAACCTGCTGAACCCCAAGGTCGGCGCGTTCTACGTGGCCGTGCTCCCGCAGTTCATCCCGGCCGGCTCGTCGCCGCTCGGGGTGGGTCTGCTGCTCGCCCTGGTGCACGACGCGGAGGGGCTGCTCTGGTTCTCGGCCATCATTCTCGGGGCGCAGGCCGCGCGCGGTTTCCTGGCCCGCAGGTCGGTGCGGCGTACCGTCGACGCCGGAACCGGCGCGGTCCTGATCGGCTTCGGACTGCGCCTGGGACTTTCCGGCAGATAA
- a CDS encoding LLM class flavin-dependent oxidoreductase: MTRVPLSVLDLATVREGHGSADALRGTIEVAKAADELGFARFWVAEHHNMPAVASTTPPVLIGAVAAQTKRIKVGSGGVMLPNHMPFVVAEQFALLEALYPERIDLGIGRAPGTDQATAAALRGVSPYLTVEQFPEHVQTVLGLLGDERTAAKAGRLRATPAPETYPEVWILGSSTYGAQLAAALGLPFCYAYHFAVASDVDGALRLYRSGFQPSPRFPEPHAMVSASVIAAETTEEAQFLAGPSRIMALSLRTGRLGPIISPEAAAERELSDLDLQMLSSLPGTQYAGTADEVVADLDALIERTGANELILAGTVYDPATRRDSLARIAKAWG, from the coding sequence ATGACTCGGGTACCGCTTTCCGTCCTGGACCTGGCCACCGTTCGCGAGGGGCACGGCAGCGCCGACGCGCTGCGGGGCACGATCGAGGTCGCGAAGGCCGCCGACGAGCTGGGGTTCGCCCGGTTCTGGGTGGCCGAGCACCACAACATGCCGGCGGTCGCGTCGACCACGCCGCCGGTGCTGATCGGGGCGGTCGCGGCGCAGACCAAGCGGATCAAGGTGGGTTCCGGCGGGGTGATGCTGCCGAACCACATGCCGTTCGTGGTGGCCGAGCAGTTCGCGCTGCTGGAGGCGCTCTACCCGGAGCGGATCGACCTGGGGATCGGCCGCGCGCCCGGAACTGATCAGGCCACGGCGGCGGCGCTGCGCGGCGTTTCGCCGTATTTGACGGTGGAGCAGTTCCCGGAGCATGTGCAGACGGTGCTGGGGCTGCTCGGCGACGAGCGGACGGCCGCGAAGGCCGGGCGGCTGCGGGCGACGCCGGCTCCGGAGACGTACCCGGAGGTCTGGATCCTCGGCTCCTCGACGTACGGCGCGCAGCTGGCGGCGGCCCTGGGCCTGCCGTTCTGTTACGCGTACCACTTCGCGGTCGCCTCCGACGTGGACGGCGCGCTGCGGCTGTACCGGTCCGGGTTCCAGCCGTCGCCGCGGTTCCCGGAGCCGCACGCGATGGTGAGCGCCTCGGTGATCGCCGCGGAGACGACCGAGGAGGCGCAGTTCCTGGCCGGGCCCAGCCGGATCATGGCGTTGAGTCTGCGTACCGGGCGGCTGGGGCCGATCATCTCGCCGGAGGCCGCGGCCGAGCGCGAGCTGTCCGATCTGGATCTGCAGATGCTGAGCTCCCTGCCGGGGACGCAGTACGCCGGCACCGCGGACGAGGTGGTCGCCGACCTGGACGCGCTGATCGAGCGGACCGGGGCGAACGAGCTGATCCTGGCCGGAACGGTCTACGACCCGGCCACCCGGCGGGACAGCCTGGCGCGAATTGCGAAGGCGTGGGGCTGA
- a CDS encoding DUF4396 domain-containing protein: MNALTRTAISATLHCLTGCAIGEVLGMVISTALGWHNAANIALSIVLAFVFGYALTIRPVLAAGVPLRQAIGVALAADTVSIASMELFDNVGLLVIPGAMDAGLGDGLFWASLAGTLAIAFVLTVPVNRWMIARGKGHAVVHQHHH, encoded by the coding sequence ATGAACGCGCTGACCCGCACCGCCATCTCCGCGACGCTGCACTGCCTCACCGGCTGCGCCATCGGCGAGGTCCTCGGCATGGTCATCAGCACCGCGCTGGGCTGGCACAACGCCGCGAACATCGCCCTCTCCATCGTCCTGGCCTTCGTCTTCGGCTACGCGCTGACCATCCGCCCGGTCCTCGCCGCCGGCGTCCCGCTGCGCCAGGCGATCGGCGTCGCGCTGGCCGCGGACACCGTGTCGATCGCCTCGATGGAGCTCTTCGACAACGTCGGCCTGCTGGTCATCCCCGGCGCGATGGACGCCGGGCTGGGCGACGGGCTGTTCTGGGCGAGCCTGGCCGGCACGCTGGCGATCGCGTTCGTGCTGACCGTCCCGGTGAACCGCTGGATGATCGCCCGCGGGAAGGGGCACGCCGTGGTGCATCAGCACCATCACTGA
- a CDS encoding DUF1707 domain-containing protein, with protein sequence MAKEVTGSGRRSEQIETLRAADHDRQQIADQLKVALDEGRLSLHEYDDRVAGAYAARTYAELLVLVQDLPRPGLNATEVRARRTADARRESRRIPVALLVLWTIWASLAAVNLVVYALVRKTVNYYVYPWPAWMLVPGAALTAVTIGVQVIRHQQRRY encoded by the coding sequence ATGGCGAAAGAGGTCACCGGCTCCGGCCGGCGCTCCGAGCAGATCGAGACGTTGCGGGCCGCCGACCACGACCGGCAGCAGATCGCCGACCAGCTGAAGGTCGCGCTCGACGAGGGACGCCTGTCCCTGCATGAGTACGACGACCGCGTCGCCGGCGCCTACGCCGCCCGGACGTACGCGGAGCTGCTCGTCCTGGTCCAGGATCTGCCGCGGCCGGGCCTCAACGCCACCGAGGTGCGCGCCCGCCGGACAGCCGACGCCCGTCGCGAGTCCCGCCGCATTCCGGTCGCGTTGCTGGTGCTCTGGACCATCTGGGCGTCGCTGGCCGCGGTGAACCTGGTGGTCTACGCGCTGGTCCGCAAGACCGTGAACTACTACGTCTACCCGTGGCCGGCGTGGATGCTGGTCCCGGGTGCGGCCCTGACCGCCGTGACCATCGGCGTCCAGGTGATCCGCCACCAGCAGCGCCGCTACTGA
- a CDS encoding GNAT family N-acetyltransferase, with amino-acid sequence MGLIDNLGSRGIHAYGPEDPYFGWWTEPDGVVAGVLLQTPPHPVLFGSLPPAAVPAAVDALAGRSISGVNMTAGDIADFAGSRPVVPGRRTRLHLLGTLTPPDPAPSGFARPATAADRDLLIAWSTAFGAFVGSPPTDPGSAVDDRLTHAGITLWIDGDAPVSMAIRSRLSAGMIRVLTVWTPPELRRRGYAAGATAAATRAALDDGATDVVLYTDLDNPTSNALYHRLGYRPVEDRAMVTFT; translated from the coding sequence GTGGGGCTGATCGACAACCTGGGGTCGCGGGGAATCCACGCGTACGGCCCGGAAGACCCGTATTTCGGCTGGTGGACCGAGCCGGACGGAGTGGTGGCGGGCGTGCTCCTGCAGACGCCCCCGCACCCGGTGCTGTTCGGCTCGCTGCCGCCGGCGGCGGTCCCCGCGGCGGTGGACGCGCTCGCCGGCCGCTCGATCTCCGGGGTCAACATGACCGCCGGCGACATCGCGGACTTCGCCGGCTCCCGTCCCGTCGTTCCGGGTAGGCGAACCCGGCTGCACCTGCTGGGCACGCTGACCCCGCCCGACCCCGCGCCGTCCGGCTTCGCGCGGCCCGCCACCGCCGCCGACCGGGACCTGCTGATCGCCTGGTCGACCGCGTTCGGCGCCTTCGTCGGCAGCCCGCCGACCGATCCCGGGTCGGCCGTCGACGATCGCCTCACGCACGCCGGCATCACTCTCTGGATCGACGGGGACGCGCCGGTGTCGATGGCGATCCGCTCCCGGCTGTCGGCCGGCATGATCCGGGTGCTGACCGTCTGGACGCCCCCGGAGCTGCGCCGGCGTGGCTACGCGGCCGGGGCGACGGCGGCCGCGACCCGGGCCGCGCTCGACGACGGCGCCACCGACGTGGTGCTCTACACCGACCTGGACAATCCGACCAGCAACGCGCTTTACCACCGGCTGGGCTATCGGCCGGTGGAGGATCGAGCGATGGTGACCTTCACATGA
- the htpX gene encoding zinc metalloprotease HtpX: MLKESNVHSHHNGLKTAALLGLLSGLILAVGYWLGGSTGLVIAVIFALVTNGVSYFFSDKIALRAMGAQPVSEAEFPALYQIVRELAQQAGQPMPRLYVSPAMQPNAFATGRDPEHAAVAVTVGITRILDTRELRGVIGHELSHVYNRDILISSVAGALAGIITMFAQLAIFLPFGGSDDEDSPNPASLLLMLILGPLAASIIQLAISRNREFQADASGATLTGDPLALASALEKIQYGAQRAPLPAEGQLTSAAHLMIANPFRSQGIAALFSTHPPMAERIRRLHEQASLTSGASRPYLR, from the coding sequence ATGCTGAAGGAGTCGAACGTGCACAGCCATCACAACGGACTCAAGACGGCCGCCCTGCTCGGCCTGCTCTCCGGCCTGATCCTGGCCGTCGGGTACTGGCTCGGCGGCAGCACCGGCCTGGTCATCGCGGTGATTTTCGCGCTGGTCACCAACGGTGTCAGTTACTTCTTCTCGGACAAGATCGCGCTGCGGGCGATGGGCGCGCAGCCGGTCAGCGAGGCCGAGTTCCCGGCGCTGTACCAGATCGTGCGCGAGCTGGCCCAGCAGGCGGGACAGCCGATGCCGAGGCTCTACGTCTCGCCGGCGATGCAGCCGAACGCGTTCGCCACCGGGCGTGACCCGGAGCACGCGGCGGTCGCGGTCACCGTCGGGATCACCCGCATCCTGGACACGCGTGAGCTGCGCGGGGTGATCGGCCACGAGCTGTCCCACGTCTACAACCGGGACATCCTGATCTCCAGTGTGGCCGGTGCGCTGGCCGGCATCATCACGATGTTCGCCCAGCTGGCGATCTTCCTGCCGTTCGGCGGCTCGGACGACGAGGACTCGCCGAACCCGGCCTCGCTGCTGCTGATGCTGATCCTCGGCCCGCTGGCCGCGTCGATCATCCAGCTGGCGATCAGCCGGAACCGCGAGTTCCAGGCGGACGCGTCCGGCGCGACGCTGACCGGCGATCCGCTGGCCCTCGCGAGCGCGCTGGAGAAGATCCAGTACGGCGCGCAGCGGGCGCCGCTGCCGGCCGAGGGGCAGCTCACCAGCGCGGCGCACCTGATGATCGCGAACCCGTTCCGCAGTCAGGGGATCGCGGCGCTGTTCTCCACCCACCCGCCGATGGCGGAGCGGATCCGCCGGCTCCACGAGCAGGCTTCGCTGACGAGTGGCGCGTCCCGGCCGTACCTCCGCTGA